DNA from Desulfovibrio porci:
GCTCCATGCGCTTGAAGACATCGGCCGTAAACTTGTCGCCCATGGCGAGCAGCAGCACGGCAATACGCTGATGGCCGGTCAACTCCATCCCCTCTACTCCTTGCTCGAACGCGCCCGCGCTGCGGCGGCCGCGCGGTTTCTTTTATTCCTTGTCCGTCAGCCAGCGCCGGATCAAATGGACGGCCTGGTCCATATGCTGTTCCGTAAAGTGGTAGAGGCGCAGTTTCAGCTCTTCCACCCGCTGGTTGGTTTCCTTCTGGGCGTGCCGCAGGGCCTTGAGCTCAGTCAGGGAAGGAAGGCGGGAACTGTCCCCGCCCCCGGACGGCAGCGCCGTAAGATCAGACCTTCGCTGTTTCATCGTTTTTCATCCAGCCGCGCACCAGGGTCACCACCTGTTCCATATGATTGTCGGACAGGGTGAAGATATGCGCTTTCAGGGCTTCAATATCCTTGAACACCAGTTCATCGTCGTCTTCTTCCTGCTCGGGCTCTTCCTCGTCGGCCTTGGCCGCTTCCTCCAGGGCCTCATACAGGGCGAGCTGCTCCTCGGCGGCGGGCAGGCCTTCCAGGCCTTCCACCATTTCCCCGGCTTCAACCTTGGGCCGGATCAGGGCGAGCACCACAGGCCGCACGATCAGCATCAGGAAGAGGAAGGCCA
Protein-coding regions in this window:
- a CDS encoding flagellar M-ring protein FliF, producing MKQRRSDLTALPSGGGDSSRLPSLTELKALRHAQKETNQRVEELKLRLYHFTEQHMDQAVHLIRRWLTDKE